TTTCCTGTTTTCTCATAATAATCACCATACAAGTCTCCTCTCCCCCTTAAAAAATCTCCATCTGCCCGCCAACCTTCTTCCGATCCCGACCCCAAACCAAAACCTCAGCCACAAACTCCGTTACCGACCGCTCCGAATCCAGCCCGCGCCAACCCCTCTCCATCAAAATACGGTTCCCCGCCACGGCTTCCAAATCAACCCCGCCCGCGAACTCCGGCAAAAAATGGCTCGCCAGACAAGCCCCCGGCCTCCCGTACCGCTCCGCAAACCCGGCCGTATGCATCGTCCCGCCCTTGGCGCCCGATTCCATAACGAAAACCCCGTGACTCAGCCCCGCCTGAATCCTGTTGCGCGCCACAAACCAAGACCTGTCAGGCCCCGTACCCGGCGGATACTCGCTGACCCAAGCCCCTCCGGCACGCAAAATATCCTCGGCCAACTTGCGGTTCCCCTCCGGATAAACCTTGTCCAAACCCGTAGCCATCACCGCCACCGAAGGCCTGCC
This sequence is a window from Fulvitalea axinellae. Protein-coding genes within it:
- a CDS encoding DNA-processing protein DprA — encoded protein: MLSDFPIESVGIGDPEYPSALRDLGKSAPGVLYFRGDLSCLESGPAVAVVGSRRLSGHGRQAGDRIVSEYFVKREGFVTVSGLALGCDTVGHLASVRCGRPSVAVMATGLDKVYPEGNRKLAEDILRAGGAWVSEYPPGTGPDRSWFVARNRIQAGLSHGVFVMESGAKGGTMHTAGFAERYGRPGACLASHFLPEFAGGVDLEAVAGNRILMERGWRGLDSERSVTEFVAEVLVWGRDRKKVGGQMEIF